One stretch of Corynebacterium imitans DNA includes these proteins:
- a CDS encoding helix-turn-helix transcriptional regulator, with protein sequence MAEQHRAVGVDTRGDVMRALLTLGPVTATDIAEQLGLSAAGVRRHLDKLLGDDLAETCDPRVVAGEEATRGRPAKYFRLTESGRRSFGTHYDGLAVDAVEMIKQLGGERAVRDFARARIEKVLAEANAAECDDSDAASGEEATKATVEAIAEVLDRHGYAATVTSAGNGIQLCQHHCPVSDVASAHPEICEAEHEAISALVGTHVQPLALIADGDGICTTNIPLAATATAAGTHTERSGDNDES encoded by the coding sequence ATGGCCGAGCAGCATCGAGCAGTAGGGGTAGACACCCGCGGCGACGTGATGCGTGCGCTGTTAACGCTTGGCCCGGTGACCGCCACCGACATTGCCGAGCAACTAGGCCTTTCTGCCGCAGGTGTGCGCCGCCACCTCGATAAACTTCTCGGGGACGACCTGGCAGAGACGTGCGATCCACGCGTCGTTGCTGGGGAGGAAGCGACGCGGGGACGCCCCGCGAAGTACTTCCGGCTGACCGAAAGTGGGCGGCGTTCATTTGGCACGCATTACGACGGCTTGGCCGTCGACGCCGTGGAGATGATTAAGCAGCTCGGGGGAGAGCGCGCAGTGCGTGACTTTGCCCGGGCACGGATTGAGAAAGTCCTCGCAGAGGCAAACGCTGCGGAATGCGATGATTCCGATGCCGCTTCCGGTGAGGAGGCAACCAAGGCGACCGTGGAGGCGATCGCCGAGGTGTTGGATCGTCACGGTTACGCAGCCACGGTGACCTCCGCTGGCAACGGCATCCAGCTCTGCCAGCACCACTGCCCGGTCTCTGACGTCGCCTCGGCGCACCCGGAGATCTGCGAGGCAGAACATGAAGCCATCTCGGCGCTCGTGGGCACGCATGTGCAGCCCTTGGCGCTGATCGCTGACGGCGATGGCATCTGCACGACGAATATTCCTCTCGCCGCTACCGCTACGGCGGCGGGAACCCATACTGAAAGGAGCGGAGATAATGACGAAAGCTAA
- the mptB gene encoding polyprenol phosphomannose-dependent alpha 1,6 mannosyltransferase MptB — protein sequence MVEALPRLGTAGSRSALLHRADLSDAGVAASTIELNRFALLRWLGALGTLLMGLGGLGGGALPVVDNPWFDLPGGQIMGRMMQTSSSVVLIGVGCLVVAWLLMGPFVGAGTKHSRISARVIFRTFLVWAAPLFLTAPLFTQDIYSYLAHGSIVSQGLDPYAAGPVEILGTDNHLARSVPFIWAHSPSPYGPVALGIASAISWITQDSIYFGVLAHRAVSFAGVIAAAWGIRALAARCGVHGATALWLGVLNPLTILHLIGGIHNEAVMLGFLLVGMELGLRGVDKLAQHQRNLPGWALFLGSSALLTCGGLVKVTGFVALGFTGMALARLWVGNGGKRASIRAIGCAALIQTCVLVLTVAAVSLATGIGLGWVTGQGGAASIRSWLSVTTDIGVLSGRLAMLLNLGDHTDAILSITRGVGLLIAGAFLVRMLWATFKGSIHPVGGLGVATLVLVLLFPVVHPWYPLWGILPLAAWANRFFFRASVATYCAVFSFLVLPRGLALPPGTVATIYLAAACYFALMCGGAWLWYRWRAGRGLH from the coding sequence CTGGTCGAGGCGCTACCCCGCCTGGGCACGGCCGGTTCGCGCTCAGCGCTACTGCACCGCGCTGACCTTTCCGACGCTGGTGTTGCGGCCTCCACCATCGAGCTCAACCGCTTCGCACTGTTGCGGTGGCTCGGCGCACTCGGCACGCTGCTGATGGGCTTAGGCGGGCTGGGCGGCGGTGCCCTCCCGGTGGTGGACAACCCGTGGTTCGACCTGCCAGGCGGCCAAATCATGGGTCGCATGATGCAGACTTCTTCCTCCGTGGTGCTGATCGGTGTCGGCTGCCTCGTCGTGGCTTGGCTGCTCATGGGCCCCTTCGTGGGTGCGGGCACCAAACACTCGCGCATCAGCGCACGAGTGATCTTCCGCACCTTTCTCGTCTGGGCCGCACCATTATTCCTCACCGCTCCCTTGTTTACCCAAGACATCTATTCCTACTTGGCGCACGGCTCCATCGTGAGCCAAGGCCTCGACCCCTACGCCGCGGGCCCTGTGGAGATCCTCGGCACCGACAACCACCTCGCGCGCTCCGTCCCCTTCATCTGGGCGCACTCACCGAGCCCCTACGGACCGGTCGCACTCGGCATCGCCTCGGCGATCTCGTGGATCACCCAAGACTCCATCTACTTTGGCGTGCTAGCCCACCGCGCCGTCTCTTTCGCGGGCGTCATCGCGGCGGCGTGGGGCATTCGCGCGCTCGCCGCGCGCTGCGGCGTCCACGGTGCCACCGCCCTGTGGCTCGGCGTACTCAACCCGCTGACCATCCTGCATCTGATCGGCGGGATCCACAACGAAGCAGTCATGCTCGGCTTTCTCCTCGTCGGCATGGAGCTGGGCCTGCGTGGCGTCGACAAACTTGCGCAGCACCAACGCAACCTTCCCGGCTGGGCGCTCTTCCTCGGCTCGAGCGCGCTACTGACCTGCGGCGGCCTGGTCAAGGTCACAGGGTTCGTCGCCCTCGGGTTTACCGGCATGGCGCTCGCCCGGCTTTGGGTGGGAAACGGGGGCAAGCGGGCGTCGATACGCGCCATCGGGTGTGCCGCACTCATCCAGACCTGCGTCCTTGTTCTCACAGTGGCGGCTGTGTCGCTAGCCACGGGCATCGGGCTCGGCTGGGTCACCGGGCAGGGCGGCGCGGCGTCGATACGCAGCTGGCTCTCGGTCACCACCGATATCGGAGTGCTGAGCGGGCGCCTCGCCATGCTGCTCAACCTCGGCGACCACACCGATGCCATCTTGAGCATTACCCGCGGCGTCGGCCTGCTTATCGCCGGCGCGTTCCTGGTGCGCATGCTCTGGGCAACCTTCAAAGGCTCGATCCACCCCGTCGGTGGGCTCGGTGTAGCCACACTCGTGCTCGTCCTGCTGTTTCCGGTCGTCCACCCCTGGTACCCGCTCTGGGGCATTCTGCCGCTGGCGGCGTGGGCGAACCGCTTCTTCTTCCGCGCGAGCGTCGCCACCTATTGCGCCGTGTTCAGTTTCCTAGTCCTGCCCCGCGGGCTCGCGCTCCCGCCGGGCACAGTGGCCACCATCTACCTGGCCGCCGCCTGCTATTTCGCCCTCATGTGCGGCGGCGCATGGCTGTGGTACCGGTGGCGCGCCGGACGCGGGCTACACTAG
- a CDS encoding ABC transporter ATP-binding protein, translating to MENDALVVSNVVKTFGHTRAVDGVSFRARQGQLLALLGPNGAGKTTTIEMCEGFTSPTSGSIRVLDFDPATEPQKVRDRIGIMLQGGGSYSGVKLREMLRLAASYNKDPHDPDWLIELLGLEGVANTTYRRLSGGQQQRLSLALAIIGRPELLFLDEPTAGMDAQSRLAVWDLVNALKRDGTTIVLTTHLMDEAETLADHIVIMDRGRVVADGTMAELTSHDDYPLVSFTTATELDVPAFNAQLEPFGVSAEALRPLSYRVRGSGSPALITALAQAAEHQDVLIRELGVSHRNLEDVFLDITGHELRS from the coding sequence ATGGAAAATGATGCCCTGGTAGTGAGCAATGTGGTGAAAACTTTTGGTCACACCCGCGCCGTCGACGGCGTGTCCTTCCGCGCGCGTCAGGGCCAGCTGCTTGCCCTGCTCGGCCCGAACGGCGCCGGCAAGACCACGACGATCGAGATGTGCGAGGGTTTTACCAGCCCTACCTCGGGCAGTATTCGCGTGCTCGACTTCGACCCGGCCACCGAACCGCAGAAAGTCCGCGACCGGATCGGCATCATGTTGCAGGGCGGTGGCTCCTACTCTGGTGTGAAGCTGCGCGAGATGCTGCGCCTGGCGGCCTCCTACAACAAGGACCCGCACGATCCTGACTGGCTCATCGAGTTGCTCGGTCTTGAGGGCGTGGCCAACACCACCTACCGCAGACTTTCGGGTGGCCAGCAGCAGCGTCTCTCGCTCGCGCTCGCGATTATCGGACGCCCGGAGCTGCTGTTTCTCGACGAGCCGACCGCCGGCATGGACGCCCAGTCGAGGCTCGCCGTCTGGGACCTGGTCAACGCCTTAAAACGCGATGGCACCACCATTGTGCTGACCACGCACCTGATGGACGAGGCTGAGACGTTGGCCGACCACATCGTGATTATGGACCGCGGACGCGTCGTCGCCGACGGCACGATGGCCGAGCTCACCTCGCATGATGACTACCCGCTCGTCTCTTTCACCACCGCCACTGAGCTCGATGTGCCCGCGTTCAACGCCCAGCTCGAGCCATTTGGCGTGTCCGCCGAAGCGCTGCGCCCGCTTTCCTACCGGGTGCGCGGCAGCGGCAGCCCCGCGCTGATCACCGCGCTCGCCCAGGCCGCGGAGCACCAGGACGTACTCATCCGCGAACTGGGGGTCTCGCACCGCAACTTGGAAGACGTCTTCCTCGACATCACCGGCCACGAGCTGCGCAGCTAG
- a CDS encoding ABC transporter permease, which translates to MALAQGKIESKLMLRHGEQLLVNILIPGALLVVAAVVPIFADTDFNQIVPMVFAVAATSAGFTGQAIALAFDRRYGALKRTGASGVPPWTIITGKIIGVLATVAVQIVVLGALAFYLGWRASALGIVCGLFTLVVGVAAFSAMGLLMGGTLSSELVLALANLFWLVLMGIVGWVQYSGDIGQAGAWNLVPTVALAGALTKALAVAFNWQAWLSLLCWTVAAMAAAARWFRFDG; encoded by the coding sequence ATGGCACTTGCCCAGGGCAAGATCGAATCGAAACTCATGCTGCGCCACGGCGAGCAACTGCTGGTCAACATCCTGATCCCCGGGGCACTCCTGGTAGTCGCGGCGGTCGTGCCCATCTTCGCCGATACGGACTTCAACCAGATTGTCCCCATGGTGTTCGCTGTTGCCGCCACGAGTGCCGGGTTTACCGGTCAGGCGATCGCGCTCGCCTTCGATCGACGCTACGGGGCGCTGAAACGCACCGGTGCCTCCGGAGTGCCGCCGTGGACGATCATCACCGGCAAGATTATCGGCGTGCTCGCCACAGTCGCGGTACAGATCGTCGTCCTCGGTGCCCTGGCCTTCTACCTAGGGTGGCGCGCAAGCGCGCTCGGTATCGTGTGCGGGCTTTTTACCTTGGTCGTCGGCGTGGCAGCGTTTAGCGCGATGGGTCTGTTGATGGGCGGCACCTTAAGCTCCGAGCTCGTGCTCGCCCTGGCCAACCTTTTCTGGCTCGTACTCATGGGGATTGTCGGCTGGGTCCAGTACAGCGGCGACATTGGGCAGGCGGGTGCCTGGAACCTCGTTCCCACGGTCGCGCTGGCGGGTGCACTGACCAAGGCGCTCGCGGTCGCGTTCAACTGGCAGGCCTGGCTTTCACTGCTGTGCTGGACGGTCGCAGCAATGGCCGCCGCCGCCCGCTGGTTCCGCTTCGACGGATAA
- a CDS encoding COX15/CtaA family protein, translating into MKSTQVDSTHTQPQALASQPDGPRGTGPSLKVQRVLAMILLLCQGGITVTGSLVRVTGSGLGCDTWPLCHEGSLVPVAGAAPWIHQAIEFGNRLLAIIVAAVAIAVLVAVYKAQRRNAIKALAAVSLAGVVLQAIIGGISVHLDLRWWAVAVHFLPSMVLVAVAAALYMRIAEPDGVEPTRVFPKAASTWAIIAAIALAVVLITGTMVTGSGPHSGDADAGMAGRLQMDTRVLAYVHAFCLYIYLGATVVAVWLLRKAQVPKDVMRTAIVLIVLILVQWAIGVIQFQLGVPRWTIPAHIGMSSMVVAFTTFLWAHGERRLPTLV; encoded by the coding sequence GTGAAGTCGACGCAGGTGGATTCCACACACACTCAGCCCCAGGCGCTCGCAAGCCAGCCTGATGGCCCTCGCGGTACAGGGCCCTCGCTCAAGGTCCAGCGAGTGCTGGCCATGATTTTGCTGCTGTGCCAGGGCGGGATTACCGTGACCGGCTCGCTCGTGCGCGTCACCGGCTCCGGTCTGGGATGCGACACCTGGCCGTTGTGTCACGAGGGCTCGCTCGTGCCCGTCGCTGGCGCGGCCCCCTGGATCCACCAAGCCATCGAGTTTGGCAACCGCCTGCTCGCCATCATTGTCGCGGCCGTCGCGATCGCGGTACTCGTCGCCGTCTACAAGGCGCAGCGCCGCAACGCGATCAAGGCACTCGCTGCCGTATCCCTCGCAGGCGTGGTGCTCCAGGCCATCATTGGCGGCATCTCCGTCCACCTGGACCTGCGCTGGTGGGCCGTGGCCGTGCACTTCCTGCCCTCGATGGTCCTGGTCGCCGTGGCCGCTGCGCTGTACATGCGCATCGCGGAGCCGGACGGGGTCGAGCCGACTCGTGTGTTCCCTAAGGCTGCGAGCACGTGGGCGATCATCGCCGCGATCGCGCTCGCCGTGGTGCTGATTACCGGCACGATGGTCACCGGCTCTGGCCCGCACTCGGGCGACGCAGACGCGGGCATGGCAGGCCGCCTGCAGATGGACACCCGCGTGCTGGCCTACGTCCACGCTTTCTGCCTCTACATCTATCTCGGCGCTACCGTCGTCGCTGTCTGGCTGCTGCGTAAGGCGCAGGTGCCGAAGGACGTGATGCGCACCGCGATCGTGCTCATCGTGCTCATCCTCGTCCAGTGGGCGATCGGCGTTATCCAATTCCAGCTGGGTGTGCCCCGCTGGACCATCCCCGCTCACATCGGCATGTCCTCGATGGTGGTGGCCTTCACCACCTTCCTGTGGGCCCACGGCGAGCGCCGCCTCCCCACGCTGGTCTAA
- a CDS encoding zinc-binding dehydrogenase, producing the protein MHAIVTDSPGGPLLFTDIAAPTPTVGQLLIDVTYAHIQPPLPKADAGTVVGSAGCGRVAEDPEGEIAPGTLVAFADAQGACAEQVVVTRERVAAVPEGIDEAVAACMLAPGMAAHAMLYSVRETKDGDTMVITDGASEVGLALTQLAAAAGATVFSVVRDGSGEEAAYDAGATGVFRYYADAAQRICEANGGRGVDVVYEAHSGALPGAIHPLQLALEACAPRGLICAYGQVDADEQSARVGIAELERHGGLYLTHASLPWYTQTADEFRYHSQAVTRAVEDGTLRFHVREVFPLTEAATAFEAAQATGPGCVVVRI; encoded by the coding sequence ATGCACGCCATAGTCACCGATTCCCCCGGCGGGCCATTGCTTTTCACCGACATCGCTGCCCCCACCCCCACCGTGGGCCAGCTGCTTATCGACGTCACGTATGCCCACATCCAGCCTCCTCTCCCCAAAGCCGACGCTGGCACAGTCGTGGGCTCCGCCGGGTGCGGCCGCGTGGCAGAGGACCCGGAGGGCGAAATCGCCCCCGGTACGCTCGTCGCGTTTGCGGACGCTCAAGGTGCGTGCGCGGAGCAGGTCGTCGTCACCCGCGAGCGCGTCGCCGCCGTGCCCGAGGGGATTGATGAGGCGGTGGCCGCCTGCATGCTCGCCCCGGGCATGGCCGCGCACGCGATGCTCTACAGCGTGCGCGAGACGAAAGACGGCGACACGATGGTGATCACCGATGGAGCAAGCGAGGTGGGGCTGGCGCTCACGCAGCTGGCAGCAGCTGCGGGCGCTACCGTCTTTTCCGTCGTGCGTGATGGCTCCGGCGAGGAAGCGGCGTATGACGCCGGCGCGACGGGGGTGTTCCGCTACTACGCTGATGCCGCGCAGCGTATTTGCGAGGCCAACGGAGGCCGTGGCGTCGACGTGGTCTACGAAGCTCATTCCGGCGCACTTCCAGGGGCGATCCACCCTCTGCAACTCGCACTGGAGGCCTGCGCACCACGCGGCCTCATCTGCGCCTACGGGCAGGTGGACGCGGACGAGCAGAGCGCACGCGTCGGAATCGCGGAGCTCGAGCGCCACGGAGGTCTGTACCTCACGCACGCCTCGCTGCCGTGGTACACGCAAACAGCAGACGAGTTCCGGTACCACTCACAAGCGGTGACCCGCGCTGTTGAAGACGGCACGCTGCGTTTCCACGTGCGCGAGGTCTTCCCCCTCACCGAGGCAGCCACGGCCTTTGAGGCTGCACAAGCAACCGGGCCCGGCTGCGTCGTGGTACGGATTTAG
- a CDS encoding heme o synthase, with translation MEEKFLETVKAYFALTKPRVIELLLVAAIPAMLQADRGSVNVWLILATLLGGWMGAGAANTFNMVADYDIDQKMGRTRARPLVRAKITKTRAAVFAWVLLIASVLWLGILCNSWLAAAFIIFTNFFYIFVYTKWLKRRTWQNVIWGGAAGCMPVLVGWAVIRDNVTDGSPDRWWQAVVMFLIIFFWTPPHTWALAMKYREDYARAEVPMLPVVASQEETTRQIVLYSWWTVIVSLALVPATSWIYLIVALVSGIAFLVMATRLHQGVRRGEQVKPLKLFILSNNYLAALFLGLSVDAVLGLPTIASYF, from the coding sequence TTGGAGGAGAAGTTTTTGGAGACCGTGAAGGCGTATTTCGCATTGACGAAGCCGAGGGTCATTGAACTTCTCTTGGTCGCGGCAATCCCGGCGATGCTGCAAGCCGACCGAGGCAGCGTCAACGTGTGGCTCATCCTGGCCACGCTGCTCGGCGGCTGGATGGGTGCCGGCGCAGCCAACACCTTCAACATGGTGGCCGACTACGACATTGATCAGAAGATGGGACGCACCCGCGCCCGCCCGCTGGTCCGCGCGAAGATCACCAAGACCCGCGCCGCCGTGTTCGCCTGGGTGCTGCTCATCGCCAGCGTGCTCTGGCTCGGCATCCTGTGCAACTCGTGGCTCGCCGCCGCCTTCATTATCTTTACCAACTTCTTCTACATCTTCGTCTACACCAAGTGGCTGAAGCGGAGGACGTGGCAGAACGTGATCTGGGGCGGCGCGGCCGGTTGCATGCCGGTGCTTGTCGGCTGGGCGGTCATCCGTGACAACGTGACCGACGGCTCGCCCGACCGCTGGTGGCAGGCGGTTGTGATGTTCCTCATCATCTTCTTCTGGACCCCGCCGCACACCTGGGCCCTGGCGATGAAGTACCGCGAGGACTACGCTCGCGCCGAGGTCCCGATGCTGCCCGTGGTGGCCTCCCAGGAGGAAACCACCCGCCAGATCGTGCTCTACTCCTGGTGGACGGTCATCGTCTCGCTCGCGCTCGTGCCAGCGACCTCGTGGATTTACCTCATCGTCGCGCTGGTTTCCGGTATCGCCTTCCTGGTTATGGCGACCCGCCTGCACCAGGGTGTGCGCCGCGGCGAGCAGGTCAAGCCGCTGAAGTTGTTCATCCTGTCCAACAACTACCTCGCAGCGCTCTTCTTGGGCCTGTCGGTTGACGCGGTGCTGGGGCTGCCCACCATCGCCAGCTACTTCTAA
- the tkt gene encoding transketolase — MTVRNYPDDWTETDTRAVDTARILAADAVEHCGSGHPGTAMSLAPLAYTLYQRVMRLDPTDPKWAGRDRFVLSNGHSSLTQYVQLYLGGFGLEMEDLKQLRTWGAKTPGHPEYNHTDHVEITTGPLGQGLASAVGMAMAARRERGLFDPDTPAGESPFDHYIYVVAGDGCLQEGVTSEACSLAGTQQLGNLILFWDDNRISIEDDTQIAFTEDVMARYEAYGWQTLTVESGEDVAAIEEAVEKAKAETTKPTIVRVKTVIGFPAPNLQNTGAAHGAALGAEEIKLVKEALGFDTDVDFPEEDEVIAHTRKLGERAAAVRSEWQQRFDAWAEKYPENKALFDRLTARELPDGWKDEFPTWEPDAKGVATRKASAAAIQAAAAALPELWGGSADLAGSNNTLINGAPSFGPESITTEMFTAEPYGRNLHFGIREHAMGAIMNGIALHGGTRVYGGTFLIFSEYLYPAIRVAALSGIDGYYVFTHDSIGLGEDGPTHQPVETLTALRAIPDLAVIRPADANETSAAWIAALEGREQPKALALSRQNLPVLAGTKEKAFEGVSKGGYVLVDGAKSTPDVILIASGSEVQYAVEAAKLLAEDNVSARVVSMPSIDWFLEQSEEYQEEILPRAVKARVSVEAGTAMPWHRFTGDHGRNVSLEHFGASAPGAELFERFGFTTEHVVEAARDSLESVAAQN; from the coding sequence ATGACCGTCCGCAATTACCCGGACGATTGGACGGAGACCGACACCCGCGCGGTAGACACCGCCCGTATCCTCGCCGCCGATGCGGTGGAGCACTGCGGCTCCGGCCACCCCGGTACCGCGATGTCGCTGGCTCCTTTGGCTTACACGCTGTACCAGCGCGTCATGCGCCTGGACCCCACCGATCCGAAGTGGGCGGGCCGTGACCGCTTCGTGCTTTCCAACGGGCACTCCTCGCTTACCCAGTACGTCCAGCTCTACCTGGGCGGCTTCGGGCTTGAGATGGAAGACCTGAAGCAGCTGCGCACCTGGGGGGCAAAGACGCCGGGTCACCCCGAGTACAACCACACCGACCACGTCGAGATCACCACTGGCCCGCTCGGCCAGGGCCTGGCCTCTGCCGTCGGTATGGCAATGGCGGCGCGCCGCGAGCGCGGCCTGTTCGACCCGGATACCCCGGCGGGCGAGAGCCCGTTTGACCACTACATCTACGTGGTTGCGGGCGACGGCTGCCTGCAGGAGGGCGTGACCTCCGAGGCCTGCTCCCTGGCGGGTACCCAGCAGCTGGGCAACCTGATCCTGTTCTGGGACGACAACCGGATTTCCATCGAAGACGACACGCAGATCGCGTTCACCGAGGACGTTATGGCCCGCTACGAGGCCTACGGTTGGCAGACGCTGACGGTGGAGTCCGGCGAGGACGTCGCGGCCATCGAAGAGGCCGTGGAAAAGGCCAAGGCGGAGACGACCAAGCCGACGATCGTGCGCGTGAAGACCGTCATTGGCTTCCCCGCCCCCAACCTGCAGAACACGGGCGCAGCACACGGCGCTGCACTCGGTGCTGAGGAGATCAAGCTGGTCAAGGAAGCGCTCGGCTTTGACACCGACGTGGACTTCCCGGAGGAAGACGAGGTCATCGCGCACACCCGCAAGCTTGGTGAGCGCGCAGCAGCCGTCCGCAGCGAGTGGCAGCAGCGCTTCGACGCGTGGGCGGAAAAGTACCCCGAAAACAAGGCACTGTTCGACCGCCTGACGGCGCGCGAGCTGCCGGACGGCTGGAAGGACGAGTTCCCCACCTGGGAGCCCGACGCCAAGGGCGTGGCTACCCGCAAGGCTTCTGCAGCGGCGATCCAGGCCGCGGCGGCTGCCCTGCCGGAGCTGTGGGGCGGTTCCGCCGACCTCGCTGGCTCCAACAACACACTGATCAACGGCGCTCCGTCCTTTGGCCCGGAGTCGATCACCACGGAGATGTTCACCGCAGAGCCTTACGGCCGCAACCTGCACTTCGGTATCCGCGAGCACGCGATGGGCGCGATCATGAACGGCATCGCCCTCCACGGCGGCACCCGCGTCTACGGCGGCACCTTCCTCATCTTCTCCGAGTACCTCTACCCCGCCATCCGCGTCGCCGCGCTGTCTGGCATTGACGGCTACTACGTGTTCACCCACGACTCGATCGGGCTCGGCGAGGATGGCCCGACCCACCAGCCGGTCGAGACGCTCACCGCGCTGCGCGCCATCCCGGACTTGGCAGTGATCCGCCCGGCCGATGCGAACGAGACCTCCGCCGCGTGGATCGCCGCACTCGAGGGCCGTGAGCAGCCGAAGGCACTTGCTCTGTCGCGCCAGAACCTGCCGGTGCTCGCGGGCACCAAGGAGAAGGCCTTCGAGGGAGTGTCCAAGGGCGGCTATGTGCTTGTCGACGGGGCGAAGTCCACCCCCGACGTCATCCTCATCGCCTCCGGCTCCGAGGTCCAGTACGCCGTCGAGGCAGCGAAGCTCCTGGCCGAGGACAACGTGTCGGCCCGCGTGGTCTCCATGCCGTCGATTGACTGGTTCCTGGAGCAGTCCGAGGAGTACCAGGAGGAGATCCTCCCGCGCGCGGTCAAGGCGCGCGTGTCCGTCGAGGCAGGCACGGCGATGCCGTGGCACCGCTTCACCGGCGATCACGGCCGCAACGTCTCCCTTGAGCACTTCGGTGCCTCCGCCCCGGGCGCGGAGCTCTTCGAGCGCTTCGGGTTTACCACCGAGCACGTTGTCGAGGCGGCGCGCGACTCGCTTGAATCTGTTGCAGCGCAAAACTAA
- the tal gene encoding transaldolase — protein MVATNRIYDIGTSVWLDDLSRDLLHGTENFDLFLLERNILGITTNPAIFSAAISAGGDYDRQLEELREENVTAEEAVYRMSIRDVQEACDVLAGVYQDTHGRDGRVSIEVDPRYAHDEEKTINQARELWKQVARPNAMIKIPATDESLPAITTALSEGISVNVTLIFSVERYKQVIDAYKKGLKLAAQQGRDLEEIHSVASFFVSRMDVEVDKRLETIGTPEALALRGKAGIANARLAYHLFLDSFNDVDELPPRANKQRPLWASTGVKNPEYPQNMYVVELAGPDTVNTMPMDTINVVNEMDQLKGDTLTYADEKAREVFAGLEKVGIDLDDVVAVLEREGVEKFVTAWQELLDSTEEKLNAAK, from the coding sequence ATGGTCGCGACCAACCGGATCTACGACATCGGGACCTCCGTGTGGCTCGATGACCTCTCCCGCGACCTGCTGCACGGCACCGAGAACTTCGACCTGTTCCTGCTGGAGCGCAACATCTTAGGCATTACCACCAACCCGGCGATCTTCTCGGCGGCGATTAGCGCCGGCGGCGACTACGACCGCCAGCTTGAAGAACTCCGCGAGGAGAACGTCACCGCAGAGGAAGCCGTCTACCGCATGAGCATCCGTGACGTGCAGGAAGCATGCGACGTACTCGCCGGGGTCTACCAGGACACGCACGGCCGCGACGGGCGCGTTTCCATCGAAGTGGATCCCCGCTACGCACACGATGAGGAGAAGACGATCAACCAGGCGCGCGAGCTGTGGAAGCAGGTCGCCCGCCCGAATGCGATGATCAAGATCCCGGCTACCGACGAATCGCTGCCTGCGATCACCACCGCACTGTCCGAAGGCATCAGCGTGAACGTCACACTGATTTTCTCCGTGGAGCGCTACAAGCAGGTCATCGACGCCTACAAAAAGGGCCTTAAGCTCGCCGCTCAGCAGGGGCGCGACCTTGAAGAGATCCACTCTGTGGCTTCCTTCTTCGTGTCCCGCATGGACGTCGAAGTGGACAAGCGGCTGGAAACCATTGGCACGCCGGAGGCGCTCGCGCTGCGCGGCAAGGCAGGTATCGCCAACGCGCGCCTGGCCTACCACCTGTTCCTGGACTCCTTCAACGACGTCGATGAGCTGCCGCCGCGCGCGAACAAGCAGCGACCGCTGTGGGCCTCGACGGGCGTGAAGAACCCCGAGTACCCGCAGAACATGTACGTGGTCGAGCTCGCGGGCCCAGACACGGTCAACACGATGCCGATGGACACCATCAACGTGGTCAACGAGATGGACCAGCTCAAGGGTGACACCTTGACCTACGCCGACGAGAAGGCCCGCGAAGTGTTTGCCGGGCTGGAGAAGGTCGGCATCGACTTGGACGATGTTGTGGCAGTCCTCGAGCGCGAGGGCGTGGAGAAGTTTGTCACGGCGTGGCAGGAGCTGCTTGACTCCACTGAGGAAAAGCTCAACGCGGCGAAGTAA